CGCGCAACAACGGGCCACGTGAACCAGCGAATTGCCGATGAGCCAAGTTGAAACGCCAGCCGCGCCCGCTTCCCCCAGCCGTGCGACGCCGGAGTCGCTGCCTGCAGAGATCAAGAGCACGCAGCCGGGAGGCGGTGTTTGTTACCGCGTCGAATTGGCTTGGGGACGATGGCGGCGAAGGTTTTTGAAAACGTTCAACCGCGGCTACGTCCGGCGCATGGGCGAGCTGCGCCGCGGCGATCCGGCCGGCTGCCCGCATGAGATTCTCGACCCGCGCGATCTCAAATTCTGTCGCAATCAGACGGACTGCCATTGGGATTGCGCCGACGACCCGTTCGTGTGGCGAGATCGGATTCCATTCGCCCGCTGGGGACTCGCCGAGTTGCAGATCATGGGGTGGCCGTTGCTCGCGGCGACGGTAGTGCTGGCATTCACCTACTGGTATTTGGCGCCGATCGCGGCGATACCTTTGGCTCTGGTGGTCTGGTTCTTCCGCGATCCGCCGCGGAGCATGCCGCGAGATGCCGGGCTATTGGTCTCGCCGGCGGATGGCAAGGTGGTCGAGGTGACTTCGCTTGAGCATGACGATTTTATCGGCGGGCCGGCCGTGCGGATCGCCATCTTCCTGTCGCTCTTCAATGTCCATATAAACCGTTCCCCCAGCGCCGCCCGCGTGATTCGGATACGTTATTCGCCGGGCCAGTTTATTAGCGCTCTCAAGCCCGAATGTGCGATCCATAATGAATCTATGTGGATCGGATTGGAGGAGGAAGCGCCCCCGCACCGGAAGCTGGCGATACGGCAAGTGGCCGGACAAGTCGCGCGGCGCATCGTTTGCGATTTGAGGCCGGGCCAGGTGATCGAACGCGGGGAGAAGTTTGGGATGATTAAGCTGGGCTCGCGCACGGAATTGATCCTGCCCGCCGAAGGGCTGCAAGTCGAGGTCCGTGTCGGCCAACATGTTCACGGCGGTTGCGACGTCTTGGCCCGCTACTGAGGTCGTTGGTTTTCGATTCGTTTAGCCCGGAGCCAACGGTGACGGCAGTCGGCGCCGCACGCCGTCGCCGTTGGCTCCGGGCTAAACGACCGAACCGAGCAGCAGGTATATTTGAACTCATGCGAAAAATCCGCACCATCGCCGTTTTGCCGACGCTGTTCACGCTGGGGAACCTCGTCTGCGGATTCTTCGCCATTGTGGTGGCGTCGCGAGTCGATCGGCCGCTGACTGCCGAGCCGCCGACCGCGGTGCGGATTTCATTTCAAGGGCCCTTCGGCCTCGGCGGATTCGATTCGACCGACCCGACGCAAAACGCCATGCTGAGCGGCTGGCTGATTTTTCTGGCAATGATCTTTGACGCGCTGGATGGCCACGTCGCGCGGTTGGCCCGCACTTCGAGCGATTTCGGCGCCGAGTTGGACAGTCTTTGCGATGTGGTGTCGTTCGGGGTCGCCCCAGGGTTCTTGCTGGTGGCAATGTGCAGGTCGCTAGCCTATTCGTATCCGGAGGCGATCTGGATTATTGCGGCGGCGGTGCCCATTTGCGCGGCCTTGCGGCTGGCGCGGTTCAACGTCGAATCGCCCGAGGACGATGACCACCTGCAATTCAGCGGATTGCCGAGCCCCGCGGCGGCCGGCTCGATCGCCGGCTTCGCCATCCTCTTTTACACGCTACGGCAAGAGACGAACTCATTGGCGAGCATCCATCAGATCGATTCGATCATGGAGATTTGGGTCTGCATCCTGGCGCTGGCCGTGTCGGCGCTGATGGTGTCGCGGATTCCTTACCCGCACATCGTGAATCAAGTCTTTCGCGGGCAGCGGAGTTTTGGCCACATTGTCGGCGTAGTGTTTGCGCTGGTGGCGATCATGGTGATTCGAGCCTACTCGATCCCGCTGATTTGCACGCTGTTTGTGCTCGGTCCGCCCGTGCGGTTCATTTGGCAACGATTGCAGCAGCGCAGCACGGAAAGCGAGCCGATGTTTTGATGCACGAAAACCGTTGGAGTTCAGGCACTAGTCTGCGCGCGGCAGCCTGAAGGCTGGACTCCAACAGCCCGACTTCCGATCTCCGACCTCCCAATGTTCACCGGTCTTATTGAAACCCTCGCCCGCGTCGCCGATCTGGAGCCT
The window above is part of the Pirellulales bacterium genome. Proteins encoded here:
- a CDS encoding phosphatidylserine decarboxylase; translated protein: MSQVETPAAPASPSRATPESLPAEIKSTQPGGGVCYRVELAWGRWRRRFLKTFNRGYVRRMGELRRGDPAGCPHEILDPRDLKFCRNQTDCHWDCADDPFVWRDRIPFARWGLAELQIMGWPLLAATVVLAFTYWYLAPIAAIPLALVVWFFRDPPRSMPRDAGLLVSPADGKVVEVTSLEHDDFIGGPAVRIAIFLSLFNVHINRSPSAARVIRIRYSPGQFISALKPECAIHNESMWIGLEEEAPPHRKLAIRQVAGQVARRIVCDLRPGQVIERGEKFGMIKLGSRTELILPAEGLQVEVRVGQHVHGGCDVLARY
- the pssA gene encoding CDP-diacylglycerol--serine O-phosphatidyltransferase; this encodes MRKIRTIAVLPTLFTLGNLVCGFFAIVVASRVDRPLTAEPPTAVRISFQGPFGLGGFDSTDPTQNAMLSGWLIFLAMIFDALDGHVARLARTSSDFGAELDSLCDVVSFGVAPGFLLVAMCRSLAYSYPEAIWIIAAAVPICAALRLARFNVESPEDDDHLQFSGLPSPAAAGSIAGFAILFYTLRQETNSLASIHQIDSIMEIWVCILALAVSALMVSRIPYPHIVNQVFRGQRSFGHIVGVVFALVAIMVIRAYSIPLICTLFVLGPPVRFIWQRLQQRSTESEPMF